Proteins from a single region of Scytonema millei VB511283:
- a CDS encoding methylenetetrahydrofolate reductase, translating to MTEQYIKSDRVSRSSFHAAVKSGEFLITAEVTPPKGSDPTRMIEVASALRNWVHAVNVTDGSRAVLRMSPLAAATILLQHGIEPICQMTCRDRNQIAIQADLMGANALGINNILALTGDPVKAGDHTQARSVFDLEAVRLLQTITKLNQGFDYNGKGLCDGATEIFPGAAVDPQLASWSGLQRRFERKVAAGAQFFQSQMIVDFSRLEKFMSQIAAKFNKPILAGIFLLKSAKNAQFINQYVPGVNIPQAIIARLEQATDPLHEGIVIAAEQVRLARQLCQGVHIMAVKREDLIPQILEIAEVSPQSKTVLNVANTTRIALLEPTLRLHSPNISDRTRL from the coding sequence ATGACCGAGCAATATATCAAATCCGATCGCGTCAGTCGCAGCAGCTTCCATGCAGCAGTTAAATCGGGGGAGTTTTTAATCACTGCTGAGGTCACTCCTCCAAAAGGAAGCGATCCGACTCGCATGATAGAAGTGGCATCAGCTCTGAGAAATTGGGTTCACGCAGTTAATGTTACAGATGGTAGCCGCGCAGTTTTAAGAATGAGTCCTTTAGCTGCCGCAACGATTCTGTTGCAGCACGGAATTGAGCCAATCTGTCAGATGACGTGCCGCGATCGCAATCAAATTGCGATTCAAGCCGATCTGATGGGAGCTAATGCTCTTGGCATTAACAATATCTTGGCTCTTACAGGCGATCCGGTAAAAGCAGGAGATCATACCCAAGCTCGAAGCGTGTTCGATCTAGAAGCTGTAAGGCTCTTACAAACTATTACGAAACTCAATCAAGGATTTGATTATAACGGAAAAGGTTTGTGTGACGGAGCAACAGAGATCTTTCCAGGAGCAGCAGTCGATCCACAACTTGCTAGTTGGTCGGGATTGCAAAGACGTTTTGAGCGTAAGGTTGCAGCAGGAGCGCAATTTTTTCAAAGCCAAATGATTGTTGACTTTAGCCGCTTAGAGAAGTTTATGAGTCAAATTGCGGCTAAATTTAACAAACCAATTTTAGCTGGAATTTTTTTACTGAAATCTGCAAAAAATGCTCAATTCATTAATCAATACGTTCCAGGCGTGAATATTCCCCAAGCAATAATTGCTCGGTTGGAACAAGCTACCGATCCATTACATGAAGGTATAGTCATTGCAGCAGAACAAGTGCGATTAGCTCGTCAGCTATGCCAAGGCGTTCATATAATGGCGGTTAAACGAGAAGATTTAATTCCTCAGATTCTTGAAATAGCTGAAGTTTCACCTCAGAGTAAAACTGTGTTGAATGTAGCAAATACTACTCGAATAGCATTATTAGAGCCAACACTACGTTTACATAGCCCCAATATAAGCGATCGCACAAGGTTATGA
- a CDS encoding class I SAM-dependent methyltransferase, whose protein sequence is MNASPTTLIPSTTSVETEEISACPNCRSNQLNIWCRAYDRLHKSSQQEFIYSRCKECNLVFLSVRPVETEVYKFYPENYAPYQGTPNQQFQQITNLSNERSLSDRQKYHYVRKLLKTSFNTAKASLKSLPFKKFTIEIQEFYQPIGEAAKLLDFGCGSAQFLNEARKQGWNTLGMDFSEQAVEQASRNGHTVFLVSPTVWNEIEDESLDFVRMNHVLEHLYHPKQVLTAIRQKMKPGAVLHIAVPNPHGISSQVFRSQWWGLECPRHIMLYSPPVLKDFLIQLGFSNFKVFHESITKDFARSLGYFLYDRGRISANEVETMMQHKFLSAQLYLPMKIAAICKAADRFHIFAKK, encoded by the coding sequence ATGAATGCTTCACCTACAACATTAATTCCCTCCACAACTTCGGTAGAGACAGAGGAAATATCTGCTTGCCCTAACTGTAGGAGCAACCAACTAAATATTTGGTGTAGAGCTTACGATAGACTGCACAAAAGTAGTCAGCAAGAATTTATATATTCTAGATGTAAAGAGTGTAATTTAGTCTTTTTATCAGTCAGACCAGTAGAGACAGAAGTTTATAAGTTTTACCCTGAAAATTATGCTCCATATCAAGGAACGCCAAATCAGCAGTTCCAGCAAATAACAAATTTATCAAACGAGCGATCGCTTAGCGATCGGCAAAAATATCACTATGTTCGTAAACTTCTCAAAACCTCATTTAATACTGCTAAAGCTAGTTTAAAATCTCTACCTTTTAAAAAATTTACAATAGAAATTCAAGAATTTTATCAACCCATAGGAGAAGCTGCAAAACTACTTGACTTTGGTTGTGGTTCAGCTCAATTTCTGAATGAAGCTCGCAAGCAAGGGTGGAATACTCTTGGTATGGATTTTTCAGAACAAGCTGTAGAACAAGCTAGCCGAAATGGACATACAGTCTTCCTGGTATCCCCAACAGTATGGAACGAAATAGAGGATGAATCCTTGGATTTTGTGAGAATGAATCACGTCCTAGAGCATCTTTATCATCCAAAACAAGTCTTAACTGCGATTAGACAAAAGATGAAGCCAGGAGCAGTATTACATATTGCAGTGCCAAATCCACATGGAATTTCATCTCAAGTTTTTCGTTCCCAATGGTGGGGATTAGAATGTCCAAGGCATATAATGCTCTACTCTCCTCCAGTCCTAAAAGATTTTCTCATTCAACTCGGTTTTTCTAATTTTAAGGTTTTTCATGAATCGATTACGAAAGACTTTGCTAGAAGCTTAGGTTATTTTTTATACGATCGCGGTCGCATATCTGCTAACGAAGTTGAAACTATGATGCAACACAAGTTTCTATCTGCTCAACTCTACCTTCCTATGAAAATTGCAGCAATCTGTAAAGCGGCTGATAGATTTCACATCTTTGCAAAAAAGTAA
- a CDS encoding glycosyltransferase yields MLSPTIAWKPVGHINTPSSRLRCFLPCQYLRNRGWSCELFSSKNIDRYQLVVFQKTYDEENIGLAKSLKSKGIKTVFDLCDNLFVYPDTVDRQREKLLQSMIDTVDAVSVSTPEVEKLIHSKNTQVIDDAIDEPQINSLINFCFKRKNYFKNSTEQQFKVVWYGSAGLENPPYGIVDLPSVLPFLDKLHSTLPVSLTVISSSETLFKKYVNGVSFPVKYYNWKKATFQYLFKQHDVCIIPININPFTICKSNNRLILSLLLGVPVIADKIPSYEEFRDFILFSDWQNSLYTYATNKELRHQHIAQAQKYINMKYNKDRVISQWTSLFQALL; encoded by the coding sequence ATGCTTTCACCTACAATCGCTTGGAAACCAGTCGGACATATTAATACACCTAGTTCAAGACTTCGATGCTTTTTACCATGCCAGTATTTAAGAAATAGAGGTTGGTCTTGCGAACTATTTAGCTCTAAAAACATCGATCGCTATCAGTTAGTTGTGTTTCAAAAAACATATGATGAAGAAAATATAGGACTTGCAAAATCCTTAAAAAGTAAAGGTATAAAAACCGTATTTGACTTATGTGATAACTTGTTTGTTTATCCTGATACAGTAGATAGACAAAGAGAAAAGTTACTTCAAAGCATGATCGATACTGTAGATGCAGTATCGGTTTCAACTCCAGAAGTTGAAAAGTTAATCCATAGTAAAAACACGCAAGTTATTGATGATGCTATTGATGAACCTCAAATAAATTCTCTGATTAATTTTTGTTTTAAACGCAAGAATTATTTTAAAAATTCTACTGAGCAGCAATTTAAAGTAGTTTGGTATGGTAGTGCAGGATTAGAAAATCCTCCCTACGGCATAGTCGATCTACCTAGCGTGTTACCATTTCTAGATAAGTTACATTCTACATTACCAGTAAGCTTAACTGTAATCAGTAGCTCTGAAACTCTTTTTAAGAAATATGTGAATGGAGTTTCATTTCCCGTAAAATATTATAACTGGAAAAAAGCTACATTCCAATATTTGTTCAAACAGCATGACGTATGTATTATTCCAATAAATATCAATCCTTTTACAATTTGTAAATCAAATAATCGACTAATTTTGTCTCTTTTGTTAGGGGTTCCTGTTATTGCAGACAAGATTCCTAGCTATGAAGAGTTTCGCGATTTTATTTTATTTTCTGATTGGCAAAATAGTTTATACACTTATGCCACAAATAAAGAGCTACGGCATCAACACATTGCTCAAGCACAAAAATACATTAATATGAAGTATAATAAAGATAGAGTTATATCACAATGGACTTCTTTGTTTCAAGCGCTTCTATAG
- a CDS encoding glycosyltransferase yields the protein MTQDERVRVFVGSGEASLLERKTLIHSLRKSTQRPLDIYVFNGTHNSIELNDGEPFLAPMSLKVKYKNITEFSLYRYLIPEVCNFQGKAIYLDSDTICLTDIGQLFDTLVSDYDFLAKKDAYTRTDLWGLSVMLINCDQCRFDLELILDEIDRGFYSMVDFTGMSQAFLERHSYRIAALDPQWNVFDFWDRRTHLIHYTNLHTQPWKYQNHPYGELWFDYFKEALESGYITVEDIKLSIDRGYVRHNLLKGNFSAVGSSVNFLKKAFHFMKPLLAENRRRLGVFNQPA from the coding sequence ATGACACAAGATGAGCGAGTAAGAGTTTTTGTTGGCTCTGGTGAAGCAAGTCTTTTGGAGCGTAAAACCTTAATTCATTCTCTTCGCAAAAGTACTCAACGTCCTCTAGATATTTATGTTTTTAATGGGACGCATAACTCAATTGAATTAAATGATGGAGAACCTTTTTTAGCTCCAATGTCTTTAAAGGTTAAATACAAAAACATAACTGAATTCAGTCTTTACCGTTATTTAATTCCCGAAGTTTGTAATTTTCAAGGTAAGGCAATCTATCTAGATTCGGATACTATTTGCCTGACAGATATCGGACAACTTTTTGACACCCTTGTATCGGACTATGATTTTCTAGCAAAAAAAGATGCTTATACTAGAACCGATCTCTGGGGACTCAGCGTTATGCTAATTAACTGCGATCAGTGCCGATTCGATCTTGAATTAATTCTGGATGAAATCGATCGCGGCTTTTATTCTATGGTAGATTTTACAGGTATGAGTCAGGCTTTTCTAGAGCGCCATTCCTACAGAATTGCTGCACTCGATCCTCAGTGGAATGTTTTTGACTTTTGGGATCGACGCACTCATCTGATCCACTATACAAATCTTCACACTCAACCGTGGAAATATCAGAATCATCCTTACGGTGAGTTATGGTTTGACTATTTTAAAGAAGCTCTGGAATCTGGCTACATTACTGTAGAGGATATCAAATTGAGTATAGATAGAGGCTATGTCAGACACAATTTATTAAAAGGTAACTTCTCAGCGGTAGGAAGTTCGGTAAATTTCCTCAAGAAAGCTTTTCACTTCATGAAGCCACTGCTTGCAGAAAATCGGAGACGACTTGGCGTTTTTAATCAGCCAGCTTAA
- a CDS encoding KpsF/GutQ family sugar-phosphate isomerase, giving the protein MQQILSQPYLKQVTDLLKLEAEAIARVAHRLQSEQVEQAVQLLANCQGKVVAIGVGKSGIVARKIAATLTSTGILAVYLHPSDALHGDIGIVSAGDVAVILSNSGETDEILGILPYLKYRQIPFIALVGNLKSTLARSADVALDTSVDKEACPFNLAPTTSTTVSLALGDALAMTLIQVKGFTSQDFAFNHPAGRLGKRLTLRVCDLMHGGSDNPKVVPQASWFEVLRAISEGGLGAVNVVDDTGYLVGIITDGDLRRWLQKVSLTNIETLSAGTMMTSNPTVVFPDLLAYDALQLMENRPHQLSVLPVVDREQQCLGLLRLHDIVRNGL; this is encoded by the coding sequence ATGCAACAAATATTGAGTCAGCCTTACCTCAAACAAGTTACCGATCTCCTGAAATTAGAAGCGGAGGCGATCGCGCGTGTGGCGCATCGGCTTCAGTCGGAACAGGTCGAACAAGCAGTACAGCTATTGGCTAATTGTCAAGGCAAAGTCGTGGCGATCGGTGTTGGCAAGTCAGGAATTGTGGCACGAAAAATTGCAGCTACTCTCACTAGCACGGGGATACTAGCAGTTTACTTGCACCCGTCTGATGCTCTGCATGGAGATATCGGAATTGTTTCTGCTGGGGATGTCGCTGTAATTCTCAGTAACAGTGGAGAAACAGATGAAATCTTAGGCATACTACCATATCTTAAATATCGACAGATCCCTTTCATTGCCTTGGTTGGCAATCTCAAGTCAACCCTCGCGCGTAGTGCCGATGTTGCATTGGATACATCTGTTGACAAAGAGGCTTGTCCCTTCAACTTAGCACCGACAACGAGTACTACAGTTTCCTTGGCACTTGGGGATGCATTGGCAATGACACTGATCCAAGTTAAGGGTTTCACTTCACAAGATTTTGCTTTCAATCATCCCGCAGGACGCTTAGGCAAACGTCTAACTTTAAGAGTTTGCGATCTGATGCATGGTGGTTCGGACAATCCCAAAGTTGTACCACAAGCATCTTGGTTTGAAGTACTGCGTGCGATTAGTGAAGGTGGTCTTGGCGCGGTGAACGTCGTTGATGATACAGGATATCTAGTCGGCATTATCACGGATGGAGACTTACGGCGTTGGTTGCAAAAGGTCAGCCTAACTAATATAGAAACCTTAAGCGCAGGCACGATGATGACAAGCAATCCAACGGTAGTTTTTCCCGATCTCCTTGCTTATGATGCACTGCAACTAATGGAAAATCGACCTCACCAGCTTTCCGTGTTGCCAGTGGTCGATCGAGAACAGCAATGCCTTGGTCTGCTGAGGCTACATGATATTGTGCGTAACGGTCTCTAA
- the kdsB gene encoding 3-deoxy-manno-octulosonate cytidylyltransferase, translating to MKILAVIPARYNSQRFPGKPLVKIGDRPMVQWVYEAAVSCPSFSQVVVATDNADIAECVWSFGGVVEMTRTDHATGTDRVAEVAERYPEMTAIANVQGDQPFVTPQMLTQLVKPYLRGNSPDMTTLACPLAEKDYGDPNAVKVLCDRRDRALYFSRAPIPYYRNHTPAPVFHHLGLYAFRRDFLAKYSKLAPTPLEDCEGLEQLRVLEHGYQITVCHTQTSTTEINTPEDLLQVQVLLAKKAIPVQTDAIKARILEAE from the coding sequence ATGAAAATTTTGGCAGTGATTCCAGCTCGTTACAACTCACAGCGCTTTCCTGGCAAACCCTTGGTAAAGATTGGCGATCGCCCTATGGTGCAATGGGTTTATGAAGCGGCAGTCAGTTGTCCTTCATTTAGTCAAGTTGTGGTAGCTACGGATAATGCAGATATAGCAGAGTGCGTGTGGAGTTTTGGGGGTGTTGTGGAGATGACTCGTACTGACCATGCTACAGGGACAGACCGAGTCGCGGAGGTAGCGGAACGTTATCCCGAGATGACTGCGATCGCTAACGTTCAGGGCGACCAACCGTTTGTCACTCCGCAAATGCTAACACAGCTAGTCAAACCTTATTTGCGCGGTAACTCGCCAGACATGACCACTCTAGCTTGTCCTCTAGCAGAGAAAGACTACGGCGATCCTAACGCAGTTAAGGTACTATGCGATCGGCGCGATCGCGCTCTTTATTTCTCTCGTGCGCCAATTCCTTACTATCGCAACCATACACCAGCACCTGTCTTTCATCATTTGGGACTCTATGCTTTCAGGCGTGATTTTTTAGCAAAGTATAGCAAGTTAGCGCCTACACCACTAGAAGATTGTGAAGGGTTAGAGCAACTACGTGTTTTAGAGCATGGTTATCAAATAACTGTCTGCCACACTCAAACATCTACAACTGAAATCAATACGCCAGAGGATCTGTTACAGGTTCAGGTATTGCTAGCTAAAAAAGCCATTCCAGTTCAGACTGATGCAATCAAAGCCAGAATTTTAGAGGCTGAATAA
- a CDS encoding glycosyltransferase family protein — MSSSKTIKVLTLSKYYPRDNGFIPENQSNIYACMDPPVEAVEAGKAIALPHGKFKIDLILKQLPSGWCPDLVSISSTLMLVQNPPIPVGIPSLTCPSVMKLIDSHHMPRPIQNLIEYAKLVGCQYHWTGYTRHHIHFFVEAGLPNVFWMPGAISIPPYVPEPVTDKTYDVIFRGAVDSNHYHRREFLKFLQEAEINVDFSGSPYAECLDIYVQSKIVLNCSLNGDLNRRVYEILMVGGFLLTDRLALQSGLPLLFQEGVHLECYGSKQELLDKIKYYLNHPDAAAEIARKGHELFMAKYHPEILVDRFNQIVFNGENIPPIFSAQDDVRVTSIASRNINETAFYSRLKIYELLQELHRLNFEIDLLYYQSKNELLVADLSDLPKFQITLVNSPEELANTTKDFEVIIIDLPKEVSHIEPLIEQLNPCILGCSLFLVLGNSSSAKQKKLNFLLKSKGLVPTQFVERETSTYLAYQRQSEETKTLSRTKKLNLELFCYSDIEDYNNPLNNRSSSIKQVVKNLVRTISLRNF, encoded by the coding sequence ATGAGTTCTAGTAAAACAATTAAAGTTCTGACACTGTCAAAGTACTATCCTCGTGACAATGGTTTTATCCCTGAGAACCAAAGCAACATTTATGCTTGCATGGACCCGCCTGTTGAAGCTGTTGAAGCAGGGAAGGCGATCGCTTTACCTCATGGTAAGTTTAAGATCGATCTCATTCTAAAACAGTTGCCTTCTGGGTGGTGTCCCGATCTAGTTTCCATCAGTTCGACTTTAATGCTGGTACAGAATCCACCGATCCCTGTGGGAATTCCCAGCTTAACGTGTCCATCAGTGATGAAGCTAATTGACAGCCATCATATGCCTCGCCCAATTCAAAACTTGATTGAGTATGCTAAGTTGGTGGGCTGTCAATATCATTGGACGGGCTATACTCGCCATCACATTCATTTTTTTGTTGAAGCTGGTTTACCGAATGTATTTTGGATGCCAGGAGCGATCTCAATTCCTCCCTACGTACCAGAACCAGTAACAGACAAAACTTACGATGTAATCTTTCGAGGTGCTGTCGATAGTAACCACTATCATCGTCGTGAGTTCTTAAAGTTTTTACAGGAAGCCGAAATAAATGTAGATTTTAGTGGAAGTCCTTATGCAGAATGTTTGGATATATACGTTCAGTCCAAAATCGTGCTGAATTGTAGCTTAAATGGAGATCTGAATCGACGGGTTTATGAAATACTTATGGTAGGAGGTTTTTTACTAACCGATCGCCTCGCTCTACAGTCTGGTCTTCCTTTGCTGTTTCAAGAAGGAGTACATTTAGAGTGTTACGGCTCTAAGCAAGAACTACTCGATAAGATAAAATACTACCTCAACCATCCCGATGCAGCAGCAGAAATTGCTCGAAAAGGGCATGAATTATTCATGGCAAAATATCATCCTGAAATTCTTGTCGATCGGTTTAATCAGATCGTTTTCAATGGAGAAAATATTCCACCAATTTTCTCGGCTCAAGATGATGTCAGAGTCACTAGTATCGCGAGTAGAAATATTAATGAAACCGCTTTTTATTCAAGATTAAAAATTTACGAGCTGCTACAGGAACTCCACAGATTAAATTTTGAAATCGATCTGCTTTATTATCAAAGTAAAAATGAACTGTTGGTTGCAGATTTATCCGACTTACCCAAATTTCAGATTACATTGGTCAATTCACCAGAAGAGCTTGCTAATACCACAAAAGACTTTGAAGTAATAATAATAGATCTACCTAAAGAAGTATCACATATAGAGCCTTTGATCGAGCAGCTCAATCCATGTATATTGGGCTGTAGTTTATTTCTAGTTTTAGGTAATTCTTCGAGTGCAAAACAAAAGAAATTGAATTTCTTGCTCAAATCCAAAGGATTAGTACCTACTCAATTCGTTGAAAGAGAAACTAGCACTTACCTGGCTTATCAACGGCAGTCTGAAGAGACTAAAACTTTATCCCGAACGAAAAAGCTGAATTTAGAGTTGTTTTGCTATTCTGATATAGAAGACTATAATAATCCTTTGAATAATAGATCCAGTAGTATAAAGCAAGTAGTTAAAAATTTAGTGCGTACAATTAGTTTGAGAAACTTTTAA
- a CDS encoding glycosyltransferase family 8 protein: protein MTSSDTESIVVVCAADNNYVIPLSVTFKSILANLKNSQRVSCFVIDGGIEAVNKQKILKSLDSQQIIIEWLQPTDAILSKVKVSGHVTVATYYRLLIPDLLPQQIKKVIYLDCDLVVNEDLQKLWTIDIDNSYLLAVQDMGIREVSNPRGGLHNYKELGIPPHSKYLNAGVMVFNLEKWRAENISTQAIEYLEQNKEHVLNWDQDGVNAVLAGKWRELDPRWNQTPSVYKYRSWKDSPFTEEMYKSVIQQPYIVHFATAIKPWHYYCEHPAKDLFFQYLDLTSWSGWRPKKPLKYIIRLGLRRFRENIKSLLKSFAWHLSLSR, encoded by the coding sequence ATGACTTCTTCAGACACAGAATCTATTGTAGTTGTATGTGCTGCTGATAACAATTATGTAATTCCTTTATCTGTGACATTCAAATCTATACTTGCAAATCTTAAAAATTCACAAAGAGTAAGTTGTTTTGTAATTGATGGTGGTATTGAAGCAGTTAACAAACAGAAAATCTTAAAGTCGCTGGACTCACAACAAATTATTATTGAATGGTTGCAGCCTACTGACGCTATTCTCAGTAAAGTGAAAGTTTCAGGTCATGTTACAGTTGCAACATACTATCGGTTACTTATTCCCGATCTATTACCGCAGCAAATCAAGAAGGTAATTTATTTAGACTGTGACTTAGTTGTCAACGAAGATTTACAAAAATTATGGACTATAGATATTGATAATAGCTATCTACTAGCAGTTCAAGATATGGGAATACGTGAAGTATCAAATCCTCGCGGTGGACTTCATAACTATAAAGAATTAGGAATTCCTCCTCATTCTAAGTATTTAAACGCTGGAGTGATGGTATTTAACTTGGAAAAGTGGCGAGCAGAAAATATCAGCACCCAAGCCATTGAGTATCTTGAGCAGAATAAAGAACATGTTTTAAACTGGGATCAAGACGGAGTAAATGCAGTTCTTGCAGGTAAATGGAGAGAACTCGATCCACGGTGGAATCAAACTCCTAGCGTGTATAAATATCGGTCGTGGAAAGACAGTCCTTTTACTGAAGAGATGTATAAATCTGTGATTCAACAGCCTTACATTGTTCATTTTGCAACCGCTATCAAGCCTTGGCATTACTACTGCGAACATCCAGCGAAAGATTTGTTCTTTCAGTATCTCGATCTAACATCTTGGTCGGGTTGGCGACCTAAAAAACCATTGAAATACATAATAAGGTTAGGCTTACGACGATTTAGAGAAAATATAAAATCTCTGCTCAAGAGCTTTGCATGGCATCTATCTCTTTCACGGTAA
- the kdsA gene encoding 3-deoxy-8-phosphooctulonate synthase — protein MACTQITDTLSIGDGYPLTLIGGPCVIESEYFTLKMAEKIRQICDRLGISFIFKSSFDKANRTSLDSFRGHSLEAGLEILQLVKDRIGVPTLTDIHESYQAATVAEVVDVLQIPAFLCRQTDLLLAAAATGRAINVKKGQFLAPWDMKHVISKLETGGTKRILLTERGTSFGYNTLVVDFRSLPQLRSFNYPVVFDATHSVQLPGGQGSKSGGQRQFVPYLARAAAAVGIDALFMEVHANPDLAPSDGPNMIPLVNLEHILKQILCVRAGLEIASQAEFNA, from the coding sequence ATGGCTTGTACACAAATTACAGACACCCTTTCAATTGGTGATGGCTATCCATTAACTCTAATTGGTGGTCCTTGCGTTATTGAATCAGAATATTTTACTTTAAAAATGGCAGAAAAAATTCGCCAAATATGCGATCGCTTGGGTATTTCTTTTATATTTAAATCTTCTTTTGATAAAGCCAATCGTACGTCGTTAGACTCGTTTCGAGGTCATTCTCTAGAGGCAGGGCTAGAAATTTTGCAACTGGTCAAAGATAGAATCGGAGTGCCGACTTTGACGGACATTCACGAAAGTTATCAAGCGGCAACTGTAGCTGAGGTCGTTGACGTGTTGCAAATCCCGGCTTTTCTCTGCCGTCAGACAGACTTGTTACTTGCAGCAGCAGCTACGGGTCGAGCTATCAATGTCAAAAAAGGTCAGTTTCTCGCTCCTTGGGATATGAAACATGTCATTAGCAAACTCGAAACTGGTGGGACAAAGCGTATTCTATTGACTGAGCGAGGTACGAGCTTTGGTTACAATACCTTGGTGGTAGATTTTCGCTCTTTGCCCCAATTGCGGAGTTTTAATTATCCTGTTGTCTTCGATGCTACTCATAGCGTGCAATTACCGGGAGGACAAGGTAGCAAATCGGGGGGGCAAAGACAATTCGTTCCCTACTTAGCGAGGGCAGCAGCGGCTGTTGGTATCGATGCACTATTTATGGAAGTTCATGCAAACCCTGACTTAGCACCTAGTGATGGACCAAACATGATTCCTTTAGTAAACCTCGAACATATTCTCAAACAAATACTATGTGTACGTGCCGGTTTAGAAATTGCTAGCCAAGCTGAGTTCAATGCTTAA
- a CDS encoding KdsC family phosphatase, producing MLKITEPELQSRLLKIKLLALDVDGVLTDGGLYYTESGEELKKFNIKDGQGLKKLRQSGIEVAIISANSSKSTLHRSQKLGITHSFINVEDKLSVLKDLCVQLSLSLSEVAYVGDDDNDLLVLQTVGCPFTVADAMPENKARAIYVTRKSGGQGAVREICDLLINSRLNFKNQFICA from the coding sequence ATGCTTAAAATCACTGAGCCTGAGTTACAATCACGTCTATTGAAGATTAAGCTTCTAGCGCTAGATGTTGATGGCGTGTTGACAGATGGTGGTCTTTACTATACGGAGAGTGGAGAAGAACTGAAGAAGTTCAACATAAAGGATGGTCAAGGACTAAAAAAATTAAGGCAATCTGGCATAGAGGTAGCTATAATCTCAGCTAACTCTTCAAAATCAACGCTTCATCGTAGTCAAAAATTAGGAATTACTCATAGTTTTATCAATGTAGAAGATAAGTTGTCTGTACTAAAAGATTTGTGCGTACAGCTAAGCTTATCTCTATCCGAAGTTGCTTATGTTGGGGATGATGACAACGACCTGCTAGTATTACAAACGGTAGGGTGTCCTTTTACAGTTGCTGATGCCATGCCTGAAAATAAAGCTCGCGCTATATACGTTACTAGAAAGTCTGGTGGGCAAGGTGCAGTTAGAGAAATCTGCGACCTTTTGATAAACTCTCGTTTAAACTTCAAAAACCAGTTTATTTGCGCTTGA